A portion of the Bombus pascuorum chromosome 8, iyBomPasc1.1, whole genome shotgun sequence genome contains these proteins:
- the LOC132910122 gene encoding X-ray repair cross-complementing protein 6-like produces MESCSDDDIENDLEDLYGVRDGTLFVIDTTPSMFKNDPDNPYFLQCIKQYKEVLKRKLVWDRQDWVGLVLFGTEKWDEDPETKHILTLQKLGLPSKESLKEIIKIDEGNKWKYYRDIASSTAYPLYDVLWHAAQAFSAIRITMPMRRVIIFTSRDNPPCDDNEKHRIRVQATSYSDIDLQLLVVGLGENWNHDLFYKDLEMQFGKIDADDYDRISLKDIVEQVKLPSRNMAKLPWRLGENVTIDVSLRSLSVKTSYLKKENISKESNIPLSPHTYYVVDENDDIEEVRDEESQQTSLPILDIDIQKYQTFGGEKINFTPAEVRCLCTTQEIGIDLICIKHISYHPLYHVETPYFVIPGKSYRKDNKLLFGALLNKCEAKGLMIICAVTIRKYSGTSLYTMIPNVKSGGFYLYKIPFKENVQDISEYFPEYIYDDTEKKPPIIPNGVKLLEQIIKKLNIEYNPKLFSNPEVQDQHQIIETLALDLEKPEPLPDDTLPKTDKMYKLVNGLLDEYDKVFMKEIDYHLSDDPPEKKHKKSNKVMQPSDFSENKIQEYLRTGQITTFTVPQLKHMLETLGLKLSGKKDELINRIEKHFT; encoded by the exons ATGGAATCGTGCAGTGATGATGACATAGAAAATGATCTTGAAGACCTCTATGGTGTTAGAGATGGTACACTTTTTGTGATTGATACGACACCTTCAATGTTTAAAAATGATCCAGATAAtccatattttttacaatgcATTAAG cAATACAAAGAGGTTCTCAAGCGAAAATTGGTATGGGACAGACAAGATTGGGTAGGTTTAGTTTTGTTTGGAACTGAAAAATGGGATGAGGATCCTGAAACCAAACATATATTGACTCTTCAGAAATTAGGTCTACCTTCAAAAGAGAGcttgaaagaaataataaaaatag ATGAAGGAAACAAGTGGAAGTACTATAGGGATATTGCTTCCTCTACGGCTTATCCACTATATGATGTACTTTGGCATGCAGCACAAGCATTCTCTGCTATCCGCATAACTATGCCGATGAGAagagtaattatttttacgtcTCGCGATAATCCTCCATGCGATGATAATGAAAAGCATAGAATAAGAGTACAAGCAACGAGTTATAGCGACATAGATCTTCAGTTATTAGTTGTTGGTTTGGGTGAAAATTGGAATCATGATTTATTCTATAAAGATTTGGAAATGCAATTTGGAAAAATCGATGCAGATGATTACGACAGAATATCTTTGAAAGATATAGTGGAACAAGTAAAATTGCCATCTAGAAATATGGCAAAGCTACCTTGGAGACTTGGAGAAAATGTGACTATAGATGTATCCCTTCGCAGTCTTTCTGT CAAAACAtcatatttgaaaaaagaaaacataagTAAAGAAAGCAATATTCCTTTGAGTCcacatacatattatgtagTGGATGAAAATGATGATATA GAAGAAGTAAGGGATGAAGAAAGTCAACAAACATCGTTACCTATTTTAGATAtagatattcaaaaatatcaaacatttGGTggtgagaaaataaattttacaccAGCAGAAGTAAGATGCTTATGTACAACACAAGAAATAGGCATTGatttaatttgcataaaacaCATTTCTTATCATCCTCTATATCATGTTGAAACACCATACTTTGTCATACCAGGCAAAAGTTATCGTAAAG ATAACAAATTACTATTTGGTGCGTTACTCAATAAATGTGAAGCTAAAGGTTTGATGATAATATGTGCTGTTACAATCAGAAAATATTCTGGTACAAGCCTATATACTATGATACCAAATGTAAAAAGTGGGggattttatttgtataaaataccATTTAAAG aAAATGTGCAAGACATTAGCGAATATTTCccagaatatatatatgatgaTACTGAAAAGAAACCTCCAATTATTCCAAATGGAGTTAAATTACtagaacaaattataaaaaaattaaatatcgaatataatcCAAAATTGTTTTCAAATCCTGAAGTACAAGATCAACATCAAATTATAGAAACCCTAGCTTTGGATTTGGAAAAACCTGAGCCTCTACCTGACGATACAC TTCCAAAAACTGACAAGATGTATAAATTGGTAAATGGTTTATTAGACGAATATGATAAAGTATTTATGAAAGAGATAGATTATCATCTAAGTGATGATCCACCAgagaaaaaacataaaaaaagtaacaaaGTAATGCAACCAAGTGATTTTTcagagaataaaattcaagaatATTTGAGAACAGGACAG atAACAACTTTTACTGTGCCACAATTAAAGCATATGTTAGAGACATTGGGATTAAAATTATCTGGTAAAAaagatgaattaataaataggaTTGAAAAACATTTTACATGA
- the LOC132909475 gene encoding LOW QUALITY PROTEIN: gustatory receptor 68a-like (The sequence of the model RefSeq protein was modified relative to this genomic sequence to represent the inferred CDS: inserted 1 base in 1 codon; deleted 1 base in 1 codon; substituted 2 bases at 2 genomic stop codons), which produces MVFVGDINSIFSTGLLLGCTVLIATKDDIKPKRFRNIIFIVFSMILYLISLVVLHVYVFSYEDLNSKSLVIAITRAMLSYSSLFIDASLITLWNWKIXSILSQLRNFDRSKKFXDSSRRNKLRIICHITVVSFSCFSCWVIVAYLTYRIGLRLPVFRGIIYFVMDASVNTQILIFVCILFLIEERFRHLCNMMPFSKAAVDPFALIYFPSFVFDLRQIWWLHCSLVDATKMLNSVYAIXLLLWITAMFFNLLSRIYSLKVHKLSVHWKIRESMLVTDCAWKLILIITMCHMTANQANRFGQLIFSPYSSVSMKRVFLQESVEAAAYFRIRIILRDVRIVAIAGIISVDLPFLLSIFSAVTTYLVILT; this is translated from the exons ATGGTGTTTGTTGGcgatataaattcaatttttagtACTGGTCTGCTGTTAGGATGTACTGTACTTATCGCTACAAAGGATGATATAAAACCGAAAAGATTTCGAAACATAATATTCATTGTATTCTCGATGATTCTGTATTTAATTAGTCTCGTGGTATTGCACGTTTATGTATTCTCGTATGAAGATTTGAATTCGAAGAGTTTGGTAATTGCAATAACGAGAGCAATGCTTTCTTATTCGAGTTTATTTATAGATGCTTCGTTAATCACTTTGTGGAATTGGAAGATTTGATCTATTCTATCGCAGTTACGTAATTTTGATCGAAGTAAAAAAT GCGATTCttcaagaagaaataaattgcgAATAATCTGTCACATCACAGTGGTCAGTTTCTCGTGTTTCTCGTGTTGGGTGATAGTTGCATATTTAACTTACAG aATTGGACTCAGACTGCCAGTGTTTCGTGGGATAATATATTTCGTCATGGATGCTTCTGTCAATACGCAAATTCTAATATTCGTTTgcattttgtttcttattgaGGAAAGGTTTCGTCATCTTTGTAATATGATGCCGTTTTCTaaag CTGCAGTCGATCCGTTTGCTTTAATCTATTTTCCCTCGTTCGTG TTCGACCTCCGGCAAATATGGTGGCTTCATTGCTCTCTCGTAGATGCGACCAAAATGTTAAATTCTGTATATGCGATTTAATTATTGCTTTGGATCACGGCTATGTTTTTCAACTTGTTATCAAGGATTTATTCGTTGAAAGTGCACAAATTATCGGTTCACTGGAAGATCAGGGAATCGATGTTAGTGACTGATTGCGCGTGGAAGCTTATATTGATTATTACCATGTGTCATATGACAGCAAATCAG GCGAATCGTTTCGGTCAGCTTATTTTCTCTCCGTACTCTTCCGTTTCTATGAAACGCGTGTTTCTGCAG GAAAGCGTCGAGGCAGCGGCGTATTTCCGTATACGGATTATA TTGCGGGATGTCCGTATTGTAGCTATTGCTGGCATCATAAGTGTCGatcttccttttttactttcg ATATTCTCAGCAGTGACGACCTATTTAGTCATCCTTACTTGA